A window of Mobiluncus massiliensis genomic DNA:
CTTGGGTCACCTGGTCCACCAGTGTTGTTTCGGCTGGGGACGGTGGCGAAGCAACAGACGAAGCCTGAACGGGCTGCGTTGAGGACTCTCCGGTCGCGTCGAGTTCTAGGTTTTGGCCTAACCTCGTGGCGGCATGATGAATCGCGGCTTGTTCGCCTCTCCAGCGGGCTTCTGGCGCGTGGGACAACTCGGCTACCGTTTCGCGGAATCGTGCCAAACTGGATTCATCGTAAAGCGAAATCTGCAAAATTTCAGGACTGACCCCTATCCGTTCGGCAATGGCGGCCAGCTCCTGGTTCAGGGTTTGTAGCTGAGACTCAGTCAAGCCCTCGGTGTGGGTCAAGACAAAGTACGAGTTCGGGTGACGTGGGAACGCCGAAATTCGGCTATGGAAAGCAGCATCGGCATATTTTTGGGAATCCGTAGTCCACAAGATGAGATCCGCCGTTTCCAGGACCTGGGACGCCGCCGAGGTCAGTTCCGGAACCAGCAGTGTATCGGGAACTTCGACCACAATCGGGTGACCGCACTGTGTAAGAGCCGACCGTACCTGGTGACCCTCGCCCACCATTCCCAAACTGTCCCGGAGCGGATTGGAACGGGTGGTACAAAACTCTACGCTGACACTGCGCGGAATTCCGCTCAGTTCTAAAAACGGTGCGGCAGTCACCTCCGCGTCAACATAGGCCACCAGCTCAGTGGTGGTCGGTCGGTGCATCCCCGTTGGCACCAAGCTGTTGCGACGGGCCAAGGTGTTTACCACCGTGGACTTTCCGGTGCCGCTCGGTCCGGCTACCGCTATCACAGTTACACGGGGGTCTAAGGCATCCCGGCGTTCTAGCTGTTTCTCTAAACGGCGTAAATCTTCGCGAGCCTGAACCAGGAACGTCTCGGAGCTACACGTTCCCTGAACGGCATCGAGGCACTCCGCCGCGCGGTGCAGGGCTGCTTGCAATCGAGTTTTGCGTTGTTCGGGATTATTCCGCGGCACTAGGACCACTCCTCTCGCAGGGTACGCAGCGTTTTTCGTCCCGCGGCGATTAGTTCAGAGTTGTCGGAATCAGGAATGCTTTGACGCAAGGTGGCGATGCGCTGGTTGACCCGAGCGTACAGCCCGCGGCGAAGCGTGGAGCGGCTCCACGACCGCAGTCGCAAACGTGTCGAGATATCAAAAAAAGTTTCCAAGAGCTCGTCAACCCTGGTGAACTGGCAAGTTTCGGGCGAGGCCATTCCAGCAAAGAGAACCGCCAAGAAAAGCGTCTGGGCATCGTCTGTCGAGAGCTTCTCATCGCGATTCCAGCCAGCTTGGCGGCAACATTCCGCAGGGGTCAGAGACCACTGCTCCAAGAGTTCGCTACCGTCCAAGGACTGCGCGGTTTCGTCTACAATCTGAACGGAGTTGGGCAACACAGAGTCCTGGAGAGCGTCAGCAATCATTTGCTCCATCTGAAAGTCGAGGTTCGACACGCTGCTCGCCACCGCCCGCTTTACAGCATCCAGCGCCGCATCGGGTTGAGGTTGCTGATTGAGCCAGACTTTTTTCCATTTCAGCCGCTGGCGTACCCAGCTGTTTTCAGCCTGGTACTCCTCGAGTTGGCAACGCACACAGGGCTCCAAAAGGTCAGCGGGCTCACCTTGAAACCAGGTGGGAGCCACAATCTGGGCATCAACAAATTCCAGTAATTGCTGTTCCAGCTGATCCACAGTTTGCTGGACATCGCTGCGCATTTGTCCCTCAGTGGCGGCGGCATCGAACACTTTTTCGCTCAAATCCAGGACTTCATGCAGAGAACCAAACAGGGTCTGACGCGCCATGGCGGAATGCATCAAGGCGTCACCAGCCAGGTTATCGAGCCAGTTACGCAGGGAAACTAAATCTTCGGCGGGCAGTTCTCCGTCAGCAATTTGAGTTTCCATAATGGCAAAAATCGGAACATCTTTGAGGTTGCTAGCAGCGATTTCCGCGCTGAGATCCTGCTTAGCCGCCAGGAGGGATCCTTGTGTGACCCTGTTCAGCACCGCACCGATAGCAACATCACGCCGGGCAGCCTTCCGCAGCAGCTCCAACCCCGGCTCATCCCGGTAACGGTTGGCGGTAGTAACAAAAATCCACAAGTCAGCAACTTCCAACAGGTGCTGAGCTAATTCACGGTTCGTGTCCAGATAGGAATCCAAATCGGGACAATCGATGAGGCACATTCCCGGAGGCATCTGGGGAGTCGAACGCAAGATAAGCTGCGGCGCCGGTGTCGCAGCCTCCTCCCCCGCTGGCACACGTTCCGGTACGGCAGACGCGACGGCGGGATCGTCCCAGGCATCGTCGTCTAACAGACGTATCTTTTCAAATCCTCCCAAGATGCGGTCTGCCGCCAGCCACAGCTCGTCGTCAGGATGGTACACGAGTACCGGGGTCAGAGTCGTGGGACGCCTCACGGAAGTCGGAACTTGGGCACCGACCAAAGAGTTCAGGAGTGTCGATTTGCCCACCCCGGTAGAACCGGCCAGTACCGCCACGAGAGGGCCGTCCAGGTCGGTACCCCGCGCGCGCAAATGCTCGCGGAGCCGGGAAATTGCCGTGTTTCGCAGCTTTACGGCAGGAGCCTGCGCCACCGGAAAACCAAAGATTAGGTCCTCCAGCTGCTGAGCCAACTCATCCAAACTCTTTGATGGCGAACTACTCATAGTTAGCAATCACCTGCGGTTTCAAAAGTTCGGGGGCGGGGGTAAACGTGTCGGCTTGGGCACTTTCCTGGGTCTCGCTAATGAGATTCTTGACTTCCCCGGATTCCACAAACCACACGTAGGGAATGCCGCGGGTCACCGCGTATTTGATTTGTTTCCCATACTTGGCGGCAGTGGGGCTGACTTCCGTACTGATGCCGCGAGCCCGCAACTGCCAAGCCACCGCCTCGGCTTGTCCCCGTGTATCCTCGCTATCCACCGCAACCAAAACACAGGTCGGAACCGGACGGGACACTTTAGCCCAATTATTAGCCAGAATAATCGAGATGAGCCGGGTCAAACCGATAGACATCCCCACCCCGGGAAAGCGGCGCTTCCCTTGGGAAACCAAGTTATCGTAGCGTCCCCCGGAACAGATCGAACCATAAGATTCGGCTCCTGTAATAAACGTTTCGTAGACCATGCCGGTGTAGTAATCCAGCCCGCGGGCAATCTTAAAGTCCGCTACCACGTTGCCTTTCTCGTGGTCGGGAACGCTGCGCAGCATTCGCGCTACGTCCGACAGACCTTCCTCCAACAGGTCATCGTGCAGTCCCAAATCGCGCACCTGCTGGATGACGCGTTCGTCGGCGCCACTGATGTCGGCCAGGCTGACCAGAGTTTGTATCTGAGACGCATCGAGGCCAAGTTCGCTGAGCATCTGTGTGAAGTCTTCGGGGCGCACCTTGTCATGTTTATCGATGACTTGCAGAACCTCGTCCACTTGCGTGATACCTAGAGCGTTGCAGACTCCCTGCAAAATCTTGCGGGAATTCACGTGTACCACCGGGGTAGGAATCGGCAGAGATTCCAGCGCTTGAGCCATAATCAGCGGGGCTTCAATCTCAAACTGGGGCGGTAAAGTCTCCGCAGCGACCATATCGATGTCGGCCTGGACAAACTCGCGAAAACGACCTTCCTGGGGTCGCTCGCCGCGCCACACCTTTTGAATTTGGTAACGCTTAAAGGGGAAACGCAATAGGTGGGAATTTTCCAGCACGTAACGAGCCAACGGCACGGTCAGGTCAAAGTGCAGCCCGTTCTTGCGATCCTCTTTGCCTTCCTTGTCCTGCAGCCGAGACAGTACGTAGACCTCTTTGGAGGTTTCTCCCTTGCGTTCCAGCTCGCTGAGAGGTTCGATGGCACGCGTCTCCAGGTGGGAAAATCCGTGCAGTTCAAATACCCTGGTCAGACGGGAAATCAACTCGTCCTCAAGGATTTTTTCCTCCGGGGTGAACTCGGGAAAACCTGAAAGTGATGTCATCATGGGCATATTCTCTCATTTTCCCAAGTCATCTCAGAAATGGGTTGTTCGCGAGCTCTGCCGCCCAGGTGGTCGTCTCTCCGTGACCGGGCAACAGCAGAGTGTCGGGGTTGACGCTGATTTTGAGGGTTCGCAAGGTTTCCGTCATCACCTCAGGGTCGGAATGGGGCAGGTCGGTGCGACCAATCGAGCCTTTAAAAACTACGTCCCCGGAAAAACAAAATGCCTGATTGTCGCGGCCGTCAAAACCGAGCCCCTGACCGTGGTCCTCACCTTTGTCAGCACCAAAGAACATGGTGCATCCGGGCGAATGTCCCGGAGCCGGCAGGGCACGCAACATTAAATCGGGAATAATTTGCGCTCCCCCACCGGTAAACAGCGCATCGGGCGGAGCTTGGACCGTGACCGGTTCCCACGCCCCGTCCATTTCGGTGAAGTAATTGTTAACACCTAGCTGAACGCCCGGGCCGGGCGCATCCATCCAGAAATGATCCGGTTTTGCCAAAAAAATAGGTGCCTCGGGGTTGCAGGCAGCGACCTGAGCCGTATTCCACAGGTGGTCAGCATGGCCGTGAGTCAGCAAGATTGCAGCCAACTCAGCATTGAGCTGTGTCAATAGTTCCTTGATCCGCGTGGCGGTTTTCGCGCCGGGATCAATAACCAAAGCGGATTTGTTCGCGGTGACCAAAACATAGCAATTTTCCCCGTAAATCGGCGAAACAATCCGTAACACATCCATAGTTCAAGGCTAACTGATTTTTTCCGTCACGAATTTTCTTTCACCCAGTTTCCCGAAACCGTGTCTTTTCAAGTAAAGTAATCCTGGAAATATACTTACCAACGCGAACGGAACGTGCCGCGGCACCAACCCCGTCAGGAGGAAAAATTCATGGCCATGTCTGAACAGGAATCCATCACCAGCGAAATCAAGGAAACGCAGGAAAATCAACCTGATAAAACCTCAACAGGACCTGCCCAGACAGCAGCTGAGGCCGATAGCTTACCTCAGACTGAATCGCCAGCCGCTTCCCTCCCGGAACCCACGGCGACACCGGAATCTCCCACCACTCCTGCACCAACCCCGGCTGAAGCATCTCCTGCGGCATCCGCGCCCCAAACTGGTGAAAAAACCCCGCAAATGACCCCGGTACACCTTGAAGATGCCAATATAAACAAGCCCCTGGGACCCATCGAGAAAATCGCTATGGACGAAGCCTCCAAATACGGGCGCGTTGATGACCAGG
This region includes:
- the hisS gene encoding histidine--tRNA ligase, translated to MPMMTSLSGFPEFTPEEKILEDELISRLTRVFELHGFSHLETRAIEPLSELERKGETSKEVYVLSRLQDKEGKEDRKNGLHFDLTVPLARYVLENSHLLRFPFKRYQIQKVWRGERPQEGRFREFVQADIDMVAAETLPPQFEIEAPLIMAQALESLPIPTPVVHVNSRKILQGVCNALGITQVDEVLQVIDKHDKVRPEDFTQMLSELGLDASQIQTLVSLADISGADERVIQQVRDLGLHDDLLEEGLSDVARMLRSVPDHEKGNVVADFKIARGLDYYTGMVYETFITGAESYGSICSGGRYDNLVSQGKRRFPGVGMSIGLTRLISIILANNWAKVSRPVPTCVLVAVDSEDTRGQAEAVAWQLRARGISTEVSPTAAKYGKQIKYAVTRGIPYVWFVESGEVKNLISETQESAQADTFTPAPELLKPQVIANYE
- a CDS encoding MBL fold metallo-hydrolase, which produces MDVLRIVSPIYGENCYVLVTANKSALVIDPGAKTATRIKELLTQLNAELAAILLTHGHADHLWNTAQVAACNPEAPIFLAKPDHFWMDAPGPGVQLGVNNYFTEMDGAWEPVTVQAPPDALFTGGGAQIIPDLMLRALPAPGHSPGCTMFFGADKGEDHGQGLGFDGRDNQAFCFSGDVVFKGSIGRTDLPHSDPEVMTETLRTLKISVNPDTLLLPGHGETTTWAAELANNPFLR
- a CDS encoding ABC transporter, whose translation is MPRNNPEQRKTRLQAALHRAAECLDAVQGTCSSETFLVQAREDLRRLEKQLERRDALDPRVTVIAVAGPSGTGKSTVVNTLARRNSLVPTGMHRPTTTELVAYVDAEVTAAPFLELSGIPRSVSVEFCTTRSNPLRDSLGMVGEGHQVRSALTQCGHPIVVEVPDTLLVPELTSAASQVLETADLILWTTDSQKYADAAFHSRISAFPRHPNSYFVLTHTEGLTESQLQTLNQELAAIAERIGVSPEILQISLYDESSLARFRETVAELSHAPEARWRGEQAAIHHAATRLGQNLELDATGESSTQPVQASSVASPPSPAETTLVDQVTQVSGLSAVEANFSKQYLRAGGFWTLWPVLNWLAGIKPLAHVNQDNSTNPGEPEADKPVGRSADPSPEQTAVESATPAVPDPTPDPDLPSVAPQADSLNRFFPRVNVAGITSAARTYAATASAHRPSKWVDFAQLKAVELSGNLVSALNLALESWKFPARPARTWWRIWRLGHWFWLAALVVGLLWSLVAGVAFLGGAGTSAAVWMVGPVPFPLLVLVAAVAGTLVWSLVGAKILHCGARNYGRECADKFRSLIQEVTRQGFLVKMNQNLDLYPQLSELVSEMRSRDTQSR
- a CDS encoding dynamin family protein; the protein is MSSSPSKSLDELAQQLEDLIFGFPVAQAPAVKLRNTAISRLREHLRARGTDLDGPLVAVLAGSTGVGKSTLLNSLVGAQVPTSVRRPTTLTPVLVYHPDDELWLAADRILGGFEKIRLLDDDAWDDPAVASAVPERVPAGEEAATPAPQLILRSTPQMPPGMCLIDCPDLDSYLDTNRELAQHLLEVADLWIFVTTANRYRDEPGLELLRKAARRDVAIGAVLNRVTQGSLLAAKQDLSAEIAASNLKDVPIFAIMETQIADGELPAEDLVSLRNWLDNLAGDALMHSAMARQTLFGSLHEVLDLSEKVFDAAATEGQMRSDVQQTVDQLEQQLLEFVDAQIVAPTWFQGEPADLLEPCVRCQLEEYQAENSWVRQRLKWKKVWLNQQPQPDAALDAVKRAVASSVSNLDFQMEQMIADALQDSVLPNSVQIVDETAQSLDGSELLEQWSLTPAECCRQAGWNRDEKLSTDDAQTLFLAVLFAGMASPETCQFTRVDELLETFFDISTRLRLRSWSRSTLRRGLYARVNQRIATLRQSIPDSDNSELIAAGRKTLRTLREEWS